The genomic stretch GGCGGATTGCTACAAGTGTTTACAGTTCAATTGTCCGATCACAATATTTGCCGGCAAGCGGACCAAAAACGCTCAATCGTGCCACCGCACCACCTCAGACAACTACTATGATTTTAAAACAGGTATTTCAAGGTTTGCTGGATTAATAGACAGGTTCCAGCAAAGAGCTCAAAAAGCATGGAGGGTGCTAGCCTTTTTTGAGTAGCTCACGCTGAACAAGTTGCAGGTCAATCCAGGCAGCCTTCTTCATTTCTGGTGTTTTCAACAGGTAGGATGGGTGGAAGATAGGAATCAGCGGGATCATTTTATATCGATGCACCCGCCCCCTAAGGTGAATAAGAAGTTTGTTGGTGCTCAACAGTGCCTGGGCCGCTAAAGGGCCCAGGGTAACAATAACTTTCGGTGAAATAATATCAATTTGACTTAGTAGAAACGGACGACAGGCAGAGAGATGGTCTTTTTCCGGCGGAGACTCTTCCGAGGCCCTGCATTTTACGATATTTGTCAGGTAGGTATCGTTTAAGTCAATATTAATGGCTTGGAACATTTTCCGGAGCAGTTCTCCCTGCTCATCACTAAACAAAACTCCCTCAGCATCATCAACCCTGTTCGGCCATTCACCAACAATAAACACTGTCGCATCAGCTGGGCCGGCTCCAAACAAGATCCTGGTTCTCCCCTCGTGAAGGCTACACCGGGTGCAATCTCCAAGCTCACGCTTTATATCGACAAGTGTTTTCTGGGTAAGGTCAACTTTTTTAAAGTCACGCGCCTCTTTGCAATGCGCGGCCTGACTGACCTCCGAGAACCTTTTCTTTGCGGGATCGGCATCAATAT from Desulfobulbaceae bacterium encodes the following:
- a CDS encoding uracil-DNA glycosylase, which codes for MKTQDNPRKILQDIGKTLRFHASLGQDSYLNSEAIHSFLSIPLRDIDADPAKKRFSEVSQAAHCKEARDFKKVDLTQKTLVDIKRELGDCTRCSLHEGRTRILFGAGPADATVFIVGEWPNRVDDAEGVLFSDEQGELLRKMFQAINIDLNDTYLTNIVKCRASEESPPEKDHLSACRPFLLSQIDIISPKVIVTLGPLAAQALLSTNKLLIHLRGRVHRYKMIPLIPIFHPSYLLKTPEMKKAAWIDLQLVQRELLKKG